A genomic segment from Peribacillus sp. ACCC06369 encodes:
- the phoU gene encoding phosphate signaling complex protein PhoU, with translation MVVRENFELQLKELQEKIVKLANLASGAISKSYAALENKNVEEALEVIDDDTIADLLEEEINDFAILLIAKQQPVAIDLRRIIAAIKIASDIERMADFGVNIAKSAIRIGDQPFILPLTPLKQMHDITLKMIQLSIEAFENEDVVLSREIIEMDDEVDRFYGEMIRSLLRLSDEKNLQQVTQLSLIARYLERTADHTTNIAENIYFLVRGRYISRNE, from the coding sequence ATGGTTGTTCGTGAAAATTTTGAGCTTCAATTAAAAGAATTGCAAGAGAAAATAGTGAAGTTGGCTAATTTAGCTTCAGGTGCGATATCAAAATCATATGCCGCACTGGAAAACAAGAATGTTGAAGAGGCTCTTGAAGTTATTGATGATGATACAATAGCTGATTTACTGGAAGAGGAAATTAATGACTTTGCGATTTTACTGATTGCTAAGCAGCAGCCGGTTGCGATTGATTTAAGGCGTATCATTGCTGCCATAAAAATCGCCTCGGATATTGAAAGGATGGCGGACTTTGGTGTGAATATCGCTAAATCAGCCATCCGAATCGGTGACCAGCCATTTATTCTGCCTTTAACACCATTAAAGCAGATGCACGATATTACTTTAAAGATGATTCAACTTTCAATAGAAGCATTTGAGAATGAAGATGTTGTTCTTTCAAGAGAAATCATTGAAATGGATGATGAGGTTGATCGCTTTTATGGAGAGATGATTCGAAGTCTCCTTCGCCTTTCAGATGAGAAAAACCTACAGCAGGTCACACAGCTTTCCTTAATTGCCAGATATTTAGAAAGAACGGCAGATCATACAACGAATATCGCAGAGAATATTTACTTCCTGGTAAGAGGGAGATATATCAGCAGGAATGAATGA